From Pseudomonas putida, one genomic window encodes:
- a CDS encoding YfiR family protein, whose amino-acid sequence MTVVGRRVTGGALSRLLTLLALLAGPVHADDSATAAQAQQRAEAVTQVVLGILSYARWPVEPVPLRLCLVGPTEYTDDLIKGNLQNSGQPLQVRRLLADDREIAQACDAVYIGKLDQGQRDRLFQAVSNHPVLSISEADDPCTVGTLFCLRVSDQQVAFEVNLDSVARSGVRIHPSVLQLSRRRAVQP is encoded by the coding sequence ATGACAGTGGTTGGCAGACGTGTGACGGGCGGTGCGCTTTCGCGCTTGCTGACCCTCTTGGCGCTATTGGCCGGCCCTGTTCATGCGGATGATTCGGCCACTGCTGCGCAGGCCCAGCAACGTGCCGAGGCCGTGACTCAGGTTGTATTGGGTATCTTGAGTTACGCACGCTGGCCAGTCGAACCGGTGCCGCTGCGGTTGTGCCTCGTCGGCCCTACCGAGTACACCGACGACCTGATCAAAGGCAACCTGCAGAACTCCGGCCAACCGCTGCAAGTGCGCCGTCTGCTTGCTGATGACCGGGAGATCGCCCAAGCGTGTGACGCCGTATACATCGGCAAGCTCGACCAAGGCCAGCGCGATCGGTTGTTCCAGGCCGTCAGTAACCACCCTGTGTTGAGCATCAGTGAAGCCGACGACCCGTGCACGGTCGGTACCCTGTTCTGCCTGCGGGTCAGCGACCAGCAGGTTGCATTCGAGGTCAACCTCGACTCTGTGGCACGCTCGGGCGTGCGCATTCACCCCAGCGTGCTGCAGTTGTCGCGGCGCCGGGCGGTGCAACCATGA